Genomic DNA from Thermus amyloliquefaciens:
CGCACCCCATCCCAAACCGCCCTTCCTTCCCGTTTGAGGTCCAGGATGCTGTACTCCTCGGGCTCGGACTTGAGGAGCCAGTAGGCCATGGCCAAGAGTTTAAAGGAGGCTTTAGCCGGGGTAAAACCTTTTGGCAAAGCCCCGGGGGAAGATGAGGGCATGCGCGCCCTTCTTCCCCTCCTTTGGCTCCTTTCCGCCTGCACCCTCACCCTGGAGCTGGTCCATCCGGGCCACCGCATCTCGGGGCTGGAGACCCAGGGGACCTACTGCACCCACGGGGACACCTGGGTGGACTTCCGCTTCCTCCTAGAAGGGAGCCTGGACCGCTTGGAGCTTTACTGGCTTGCCGAGGGAAAGCCTCCCCAGGAGGCCCGGCCCGGAGAGGGGTATACCCTCTTGGGTCCTATCCGGGGAGGTCTCTTGCGGGGCTGGCTCCAGGTTGCCCCCTCCGGGGAGGTCCGGGCGGTTTCCCTCACCTCCCCCCAGGGCCAGGGGGGAGCCCTGCCCCAGGGGATCGGGGTGGAGCCCTTGCCTGAGCGCAGGCTCTGGCTTAGGGGCTTCACCGGGGGGGTGGCGGGGCCCTTCGTCGCTGCCCAAAACCCCGTCCGCCCCGACGCCTCCCCCGCCTGCGATCCCCTCTGGTAGCCTGTGGGCATGGGGGTCCTCGAGGCGGTGCAAAGGGAGCTCAAGGCCCTCTTCGGTTCCCGGGCCCTCCTGGGGCCGGAGAGGGGGGTCTACCGCTACGACGCCATCCTGGTGGGGCCAGAGCCCCTGGCCGTGGTCCTGCCCGAAAGCCGGGAGGAGGTGCAGGCCCTGGTGCGCCTGGCCCGCAAGCACGGTCTACCCCTGGTTCCCCGGGGGGCGGGAAGCGGCCTCTCCGGGGGGGCGGTGCCGGAGGAAGGGGCCATGGTGGTGGCCTTCACCCGCATGACTCGCCTGGAGCTGGACCCCAAGGGCCGCACCGCCTGGGCCGAGCCCGGGGTGACCACGGCCCGGATCTCGGAGGAGGCCAGACCCTACGGGCTCTTCTACCCTCCCGACCCCGCTTCTTGGCGCACCAGCACCTTAGGGGGAAACCTGGGGGAGAACGCCGGGGGGCCCCTTTGCTTCAAGTACGGAGTCACGGGGGACTACCTCCTGGAGCTGGAGTTCGTGGACGCCTTTGGGGAGGCCCACCGCCTTTCCCGCCAGGCCTACGATCTGCCCGGCCTCCTCATCGGTTCCGAGGGCACCTTGGGGCTCATCACGGGGGCTAGGGTGCGCCTCCTCCCCCTGCCCCGGCACCGGGCCACCCTCATGGCGGCCTTTCCCGAGGTGGGGTCCTTGGCGGAGGCGGTCTCCCGGGCCATCGCGGAAGGGGCAGTGCCCGCTAAGCTGGAGTTCCTGGACCCCGTCTGCGTGGGGGCGGTGGAGGACTACCTGGGCATGGGCCTGCCCCGGGGGCATGCGCTTCTCCTGGCGGAAACCGATGGGGACGACATCGAGGTGGTCCAGGAGGAGCTTTCCCTCCTGGAGAGGACGGCCCAAGGCCTGGGGGCTAGGGTGCGAAGGGCGCAGGACGAGAAAGAAGCCGAGGCCCTCTGGCGAGCCCGCCGGGCGGTGAG
This window encodes:
- a CDS encoding FAD-binding oxidoreductase, yielding MGVLEAVQRELKALFGSRALLGPERGVYRYDAILVGPEPLAVVLPESREEVQALVRLARKHGLPLVPRGAGSGLSGGAVPEEGAMVVAFTRMTRLELDPKGRTAWAEPGVTTARISEEARPYGLFYPPDPASWRTSTLGGNLGENAGGPLCFKYGVTGDYLLELEFVDAFGEAHRLSRQAYDLPGLLIGSEGTLGLITGARVRLLPLPRHRATLMAAFPEVGSLAEAVSRAIAEGAVPAKLEFLDPVCVGAVEDYLGMGLPRGHALLLAETDGDDIEVVQEELSLLERTAQGLGARVRRAQDEKEAEALWRARRAVSPALGRIRPKRVNEDIAVPRSRLPQVVREIAALAEAYGLIVAQFGHIGDGNLHPNILFDPRRESEERVWELAHEIARVALRHGGVLSGEHGIGLMKREFMREAVDGATLEAFRAAKGALDPQGLFNPRKVLP